One region of Deltaproteobacteria bacterium CG11_big_fil_rev_8_21_14_0_20_42_23 genomic DNA includes:
- the atpE gene encoding ATP synthase F0 subunit C, with amino-acid sequence MAMMVLATMATFGSTLAHAAEKAAEEATNMGGDSSALAISAGLAIAIAAFGGALGQGKAAATALEGIARNPEAASKIQTPMIIALALIESLVIYALVIAFMLQNKI; translated from the coding sequence ATCGCTATGATGGTTTTGGCAACAATGGCAACTTTCGGAAGCACTTTGGCACACGCTGCTGAAAAAGCTGCTGAAGAAGCAACAAACATGGGCGGAGATTCTTCAGCCCTCGCTATTTCTGCAGGTCTCGCAATTGCGATCGCAGCATTTGGTGGTGCACTTGGACAAGGAAAAGCAGCTGCTACAGCACTTGAAGGCATTGCAAGAAATCCTGAAGCTGCTTCAAAAATCCAAACTCCAATGATTATTGCGCTTGCTCTTATCGAGTCACTCGTTATTTACGCACTCGTTATTGCATTCATGTTGCAAAACAAAATTTAA